One Entomomonas asaccharolytica DNA segment encodes these proteins:
- a CDS encoding phospholipase D family protein, translated as MLPVDNTTTIDKALHPLLDAHPNQTGLVLLDSNLDAFTLRAITAKEAGRSLDLQYYIWNNDLTGNLLSYELLRAADRGVRIRLLLDDMNVSEDNVLATLEQHPNIEVRLYNPVYSRKSTLLKVSEMVYRGSRLNRRMHNKIWLADGRVSIVGGRNIGDEYFDAAKQTNFFDVDVLLLGDAVKDTQIIFDQFWNSIATVPLKELIKVKEEALSSLRQYIKDVDEDVIKIKNVYIERLRESSTVEAIFNNERPIYWTDDAHVYSDPPEKAYDLSKDKWIVNSLVPFWLDAKEQLILISPYFVPGEEGMKILKKLRSQDVGVGVVTNSLAATDVMVVHSGYAPYRIPLLEEGIKIYEFTPYQKVNKNLFGSSGASLHTKVFIVDHKTSFIGSFNFDPRSARLNTEMGVLFVHPALTKELIALYEYKVEKNNSYELFLEDGKLRWLDGTADPERIWKHDPEVGIFNRMILKVLSWLPIESQL; from the coding sequence ATGTTACCTGTAGACAATACAACTACCATTGACAAAGCGCTTCATCCTTTGCTTGATGCGCATCCAAACCAAACAGGTTTGGTGTTACTGGATAGTAATCTAGATGCATTTACCCTTAGGGCTATTACAGCAAAAGAAGCAGGTCGTAGTTTAGATTTACAATATTATATTTGGAATAATGACTTAACGGGTAACTTATTAAGTTATGAATTATTACGGGCTGCTGATAGAGGTGTACGGATACGATTGTTATTGGATGATATGAATGTTTCTGAAGATAATGTATTAGCTACTTTAGAGCAGCATCCTAATATTGAGGTGAGATTATATAATCCTGTTTATAGTCGCAAGAGTACGTTACTTAAAGTCTCTGAAATGGTCTATAGAGGATCAAGATTAAATCGACGTATGCATAATAAAATATGGCTAGCTGATGGCCGTGTTTCCATAGTAGGTGGTCGCAATATTGGTGATGAGTATTTTGATGCGGCTAAGCAAACCAACTTTTTTGATGTCGATGTTCTGTTATTGGGTGATGCAGTTAAAGACACACAAATTATCTTTGATCAGTTTTGGAATAGCATAGCTACGGTTCCTTTGAAGGAATTAATAAAGGTTAAAGAAGAGGCGTTATCGAGTTTGCGTCAATATATTAAAGATGTTGATGAAGATGTCATTAAAATAAAAAATGTTTATATAGAACGCTTAAGAGAATCATCGACAGTAGAAGCAATTTTTAATAATGAAAGACCAATTTATTGGACTGATGACGCGCATGTTTATTCAGACCCTCCTGAAAAAGCTTATGATCTAAGCAAGGACAAGTGGATAGTTAATTCTCTAGTACCATTTTGGTTAGATGCTAAGGAACAATTGATTTTAATTTCTCCTTATTTTGTACCTGGTGAAGAGGGTATGAAAATATTGAAAAAATTGCGTAGCCAAGATGTTGGTGTTGGTGTAGTAACCAATTCACTGGCTGCAACAGATGTGATGGTGGTCCATAGTGGCTATGCGCCTTATCGAATTCCTCTTTTGGAAGAAGGAATTAAAATATATGAATTCACGCCTTATCAAAAAGTAAATAAAAATTTGTTTGGTTCTAGTGGGGCTAGCTTACATACAAAGGTATTTATTGTTGATCATAAAACCAGTTTTATTGGTTCTTTTAATTTTGATCCACGTTCTGCCAGACTAAATACAGAAATGGGTGTGCTATTTGTCCATCCAGCTTTAACGAAAGAGCTAATAGCGCTGTACGAATATAAAGTTGAGAAAAATAACAGTTACGAGTTATTTTTGGAAGATGGTAAGTTACGTTGGTTGGATGGTACTGCTGATCCAGAAAGAATATGGAAACATGATCCAGAAGTAGGAATATTTAATCGAATGATTCTTAAGGTGCTCAGTTGGTTGCCTATTGAATCACAACTTTAA